CGGCGGTGAGCAGGGCGGACAACCGCGCCGTGAACTTATCCTGCCAGGGCGGCTTGCCGTCGCCTGCAACCGCCTGCCATTCGGCGTCGTTGCGGCAGCCGGGCAAACCGAGACGTACCGTGCGCAGCTCGGTCCATTCCGGCCAACCTTTCAAGGTCTGGAATAGAGCCCGGGAGGTGCGGCCCAAAAGCAAGGGAGCCGAATGGTCTTGCAGAAAAGGCCCCATGACCCGGCGCCAGAGACGATAGCGCAGTTGGGCCAGCTCCGGGTCCACCGTCTCTTGGACCCCGTCTACCGGCCCGAAAGAGGGCTGCTCCTCCCAACGTTCCGGCTTGAGCACGTCCTGCAGCCAGTCCTGCCCCTTGTCAACCAGGAGAAGTTGGGCGTCCTGGTCGGCCTGCATTTTCTCAAGCTGCCAGGCCAGGGACCAGGCATTGGGGGAAGGCGCCGGTGGGGGCGGTGCGGCAGGTTTCCCATAGCCGCGCAGGGCCTGGATTAGGTCGCCCTCCCCCTGCCCCCTCTGATAATTTTCAAAGGCCTGCCACTGCCGTAAATCTCCAGGCTTATAGTGCTCCAACTCCCGGGGATGGACCTCGGCCTCCTTGGGCAACGGCATCCCCTGGTAGGGCAGTTGACCGGGCCACCCCGGGGTGACTCCCACCTTGAGGTCAGGAAAGTAGAGCGGCAAAGTCCAAAATTCGTCCCGCCACGGCAGAATCACCGGAAACGCCACGATGTTCCAATCCGATCCCATAAACGCCTCCATATCTTTCACAAAACCGCAAACTGCAAACAGCCTGCGATATTATCCCTTGTGAGGTCTTTTATACATATCTCAGGAGCCTTGCGGATACAAGAGGTAGTGAAATGAAACCAGCTTGTGCGACTAAACATGGTAGGGGTGGCCGGCCTTGATGGTCATGGCCCGATAGAGCTGCTCCAGGATAACGAGGCGGGAGAGTTCATGGGTCAGGGTCAGGCGCGACAGCGCCAGGTGTTCTGCGGCCGCAGCCAGGGTCGCGGCATCCAGGCCCCAGTGGCCGCCGATGAGCAACGCCAGGGGCCGGGCCGCTAGTTCCCGTTGGGTAAGCCAGATTGCGAATTCCTCCGAGGTGAATTCCCGGCCTTGGGGGGTGAGGGCGGCAACCCAGGCCCGTGGCGGAATTTGAGCCCGGAGGCGCTCGCCTTCCCGGTTTTTGAGGGCTTCCGCAGTCAGGCCCGCGGCCTCTTTCTCTTCCCGCACGCTGGTCAGGGTGAGGTTCATAAACGGCCGTAAGCGCTTCTGATAAAAGGCCAGGCCCTCCCGAATAAAGGCTTCCCGGGTCTTACCCACCATGAGGATAGTTACGTGGAGCATGGCCTTAACAGGAGGGCAGCATCAGGAGGGTTTGTCATTGAGGAGGAGGAAGCGACTCTTGCCGGAGGCGATGCGGCTGCCGTCGGCCAGACGGATGACCTCCCCTTCGGCCTGGCGGCGGCTGCCATTTTGGGTATGGAGCACGCCCCGGACCAGGATCGGTTCATCGGGTTTGAGGGGCTGATGGAAGCGCACTTCCATACTCAGGGTAACGCCGGGGCCGGCAAAATGCCACACCGCGTGGGCCATCAATTCATCCAGCATGGTGGCCAGGATGCCGCCGTGGATAACATCGGCCCAGCCCTGGAACTCTCTGGGCAAGGACAGCTCGGTTTCCGCGGCCATCTCGTCTTCAAGGTAACGCACCTGGATTTTAAAGCCCTTGGGGTTGTCTTTACCGCAAACGAAGCAATAATTGTCGGCCAGGGGAGTCGGCATAGGGACTTTTGAAGGGCTTTGTTCTTTGGAAGTCATCTTGCGTCAGAATTTTAACTAGTGGATATCTTGGGCAAACAGCTTGAATAAAGTAATAGCACAGGCGAGACGCCTGTGCCACTATTTTAGCTATGAGTGGTCGGTTACCAGTGGCCGCCGAGGCCGAGACTCCCCCTTTACCAAAGGGGGGTTGGGGGGATTTATAACTTCCCGAAAATCCCCCTAAATCCCCCTTTTCCAAAGGGGGACTTTGAAGGCCGGGTGCATCTTTAAGCGTTTTTGGATGAGAACTAACTAAGCCCTGATCCCTGGCCACTGACCACCATCAGCTGATTTATTTAGGCTCCGTGGGGTAACCCAACTTTTCCCATTCCTTCCAGCCGCCTTTCAAAGCCCAGACCTGAGTAAAGCCCATGTCCAGCAATTGCTGCGCCACCCGGGCGCTCGTGCCTTCGTTCTTTCAGGCGCAATAGAGGACAATTTTTTTGTCTTTGGGCAGGGTGGCGGCCCAGGTTTTCACATCCTTCGGGTCCTGGCGCACCGCACCTTTGATTTTTTTATCGCTGCCTTCCCAATCATTAGCGGCTCTGACGTCCAATACGACCACCTGCGGATCGGCAAGCCAGCTTTTCAAAGTCTCCTGATCGACTCGCGGCGCATCCTTGCCGGAGGCGCATGACCAGGGGATCGTCAACAGCAGACCGAGCGCCATTACCAATGCCCATATCTTTGCCCTTTGCATCCTTCCCTCCTTTTCGGGATTATCCCGGTTTTAAGGAAAGATAAGGTTCCGGCAGCGATAAGGCAACCCTGCTAGCCTTTCGGGGTCAACTCCAACAACCGGGCGATTTGTCCGGCCAGGTCCGCGGTTTTCTCCTCGGGTTTATCGGTTTTGGGCGTCAGGAGTTGGGGCCGGTTTTGGTACTCCGGCTTGGGGCTAACTTCGAACTCCGGCGGGAAGGAATCTTCGAAATACATCTGCTGGAAACCGATGAATTTCAGGTGATGCGCCGTGGCATCCAGCACCGCGGTGGCGTTCTTGGCCAGCAAGCCCGCCTGGATGGCCGCCTTAAAGCCCGCGAAGGATTCCCCGCCCTGGGTGCAGGCGATATGGCCGTGGCGGTTGGCCTGCAGCATGGAGTCCATAATCTCCTGTTCGCTCACCTGGACCACTGCGACGCTGCCGGTGCCGGCGCGGCGGTGATATTCCGCAACCAAACGGATCACCCGGGGCATGGACACCGGGTTGCCGATCATGGCGGCCTGGGCCACGGAGGGCTTAACCGTTACCGGCACAAAGACCCGCTTGGCGGCATCCGGCTCCAGGTAGTAGCGGAACACCGGGTCGGCGTGGCGGGACTGGACTCCGATGATCTGGGGCAGGGTTTCGATGATCTTCAAATCATAAAGGCGCAGAAAACCCTGCATGATCGCGGTGATGTTGCCGGCGTTGCCGATGGGCATCACCACGGTTTTGGCGGTCAAGTCGTAGTCAAACCACTGGGCGATTTCATACGCATAGGACTCCTGGCCCCGGATGCGCCAGGAGTTCTTGGAATTGAGCAGGGCCACCTGGTAGTTGTCGGCCAGGGCCTCCACCACCTTCATGCAGTCGTCGAAGACGCCGGGGACTTCCAAGACCCGGGCGCCACTGCCCAGGGGCTGGGCCAGTTGCTGAGGCGTGACCT
This Desulfobaccales bacterium DNA region includes the following protein-coding sequences:
- the thrC gene encoding threonine synthase, translating into MKPEQFPEDIRPHLIPSPEGEMVYRCLECGAEFDITQLLYTCPHCRGLFMLEGKNESRLTKHPGAFWRRLFDYRKMLNLPALSGIFRFYELIAPVIPLKDIIYLGEGDTPQVAGNADLQAEVGSPFYFKNDGQNPSASFKDRGMAAALSYLNFLANQPGAGKLLAICASTGDTSAAAALYSAYLGEKVASAVLLPHGKVTPQQLAQPLGSGARVLEVPGVFDDCMKVVEALADNYQVALLNSKNSWRIRGQESYAYEIAQWFDYDLTAKTVVMPIGNAGNITAIMQGFLRLYDLKIIETLPQIIGVQSRHADPVFRYYLEPDAAKRVFVPVTVKPSVAQAAMIGNPVSMPRVIRLVAEYHRRAGTGSVAVVQVSEQEIMDSMLQANRHGHIACTQGGESFAGFKAAIQAGLLAKNATAVLDATAHHLKFIGFQQMYFEDSFPPEFEVSPKPEYQNRPQLLTPKTDKPEEKTADLAGQIARLLELTPKG
- a CDS encoding 23S rRNA (pseudouridine(1915)-N(3))-methyltransferase RlmH, whose amino-acid sequence is MLHVTILMVGKTREAFIREGLAFYQKRLRPFMNLTLTSVREEKEAAGLTAEALKNREGERLRAQIPPRAWVAALTPQGREFTSEEFAIWLTQRELAARPLALLIGGHWGLDAATLAAAAEHLALSRLTLTHELSRLVILEQLYRAMTIKAGHPYHV
- a CDS encoding rhodanese-related (seleno)protein — protein: MALGLLLTIPWSCASGKDAPRVDQETLKSWLADPQVVVLDVRAANDWEGSDKKIKGAVRQDPKDVKTWAATLPKDKKIVLYCAUKNEGTSARVAQQLLDMGFTQVWALKGGWKEWEKLGYPTEPK
- a CDS encoding PaaI family thioesterase, translating into MPTPLADNYCFVCGKDNPKGFKIQVRYLEDEMAAETELSLPREFQGWADVIHGGILATMLDELMAHAVWHFAGPGVTLSMEVRFHQPLKPDEPILVRGVLHTQNGSRRQAEGEVIRLADGSRIASGKSRFLLLNDKPS